DNA from Tachypleus tridentatus isolate NWPU-2018 chromosome 8, ASM421037v1, whole genome shotgun sequence:
cactcccattagctgcccacagttttacGACATGCtctatcaaagctgtgtttgtgttccctaattagccctgtaattttacattatcactaccctctaattaagtacttaTGCTAGATGGTTAAAGaaaaacactttctctaacagtatttcacggatatgttctggattttcatgtgctattaatataatttggagATTTCAATGCCGCAGAGCAGTTGTTggtaatgttgaattatgtttagttgttatttgttccttGTTCATGAAATGACCCCATAGCATGTATGTTACATCTTTTTCCTtagatttcgatgtttaaaatgaatatcctttgtaagctctaatgccaatataaggagagaaattcccattcgtttcatataaactaactCAACTTGTAAGTAAGGAGTGGTACTAGCACTCAGGCGACTCGGGGGTCACTTTGACGTTCGCGCGCTCTGTATAAAAgggagttttgtttgtttacgcAGCTTTCGCTCTCTTTGGTACTCGGCCTCACACTGTaacacacactcagtttggattaataaaaggaaatcaaaatcagcGACTCGTTTTCAAACAAGGACATCAACACACAAGACAAGAGTCAGACATCACCCACCAAATCATAAACCGGTCATACTACACATAGAGTTGATTATCCAACACTACCTGCTACCTAAGAAGAGGCAGCGAGTAGATGGTCCTAAAAACACATGTGGTGCAAGTGAGGAGGACAGTGGTGATCGTGATGGTGAGAATGCGGACACGACTAGTACGGGACCCCAGCCACAAGAGGGCACCACTCACACCCAGGGTGAAAAACTACCACCAGGACCCAAGGACCTGAGCCAGCTTTCAGATAGTGGTCCTAGCTGTCCAGACTTGAAGAGATGCCCGGCCACAGAATACAGCGGTCAGTCAAGGTCATTCAACAGAAATTGGCGTGATTAGGACTCGTGGTTGGAGTACTCTGCAATCTAAGATGCTGCATTCTGCTTCGCATGTCGTCTTTTCAGtcacacacacttcagtaaaactgagaaGTCCTTCACCCATGAAGGCTTCTGGAACTGGAAGAAGGCGACCACATCATTGAAGTCCCATGATAACTCTGCAGGACACAAGTTTGCCATGCAAGCTTGGGCAGAGTTaaaattgcagaaaacaaagggtGCAAGGATCCAACATGCTCTAGATGCAAGCTGTgctaaaactgtggaggaaaACCGACATTACATAAAAGCCGCGATATATGCACTGCTCTACACAGCCTGCTAGAATGAAGCCCAGAGAGATCACAGGAAAGTTAGTCAGTCAGATAACAGGGGAAATTTCCTGGAACTTCTTGACATGATTTCCGATGAAATCATGAAGAAGAAGCTGAGTGGTCCTGGCAATGCCAAGTACACGTACCATGATATCCAAAACGAACTGCTTGACATCATAGTTGGAATGATCAAGAACTATATCAGCAAAGAGGTCATGGAAGCTGAGCATTTTGTTTCAATGGTTgatgaaacaaaggatgtgagcaaAAGAGAACAGCTGTCCATTGTGGTAAGGTACCTCCACCAACAGATCCTCCACGAGGAGTTCCTGGACTTCACAGCTGCTGAGGGTCTggatgcagattcattgctcaagaaaatcatggagactctgactaaatgtggtattgaccataatgccTGCATTGGCCAGTGCTATGACGGAGCTGCAGTCATGCCAGGGCATATCAGTGGCGTACAGGAGAGGCTCAGGAGAGAGGTGTCTCAGGCTGTGTATGTCCACTGCTATGCACACAGGCTCAACCTTGTGCTAGTTGATTGTGTGCAGAACGTCCAGGCTGCagcagagttctttgtgacaattcagaagctgtacaaGTTCTTCTCTACATCGCttgtgcatgaagaatttctgaaggtacagaaggaGCTTGAACCCGTGAACCAGCACATAGAGTTTAAACGACTGTCAGAAACAAGATGGGTCTGCCAACATGCTGCTTGTCTGGCTGTGAAAAGAACCCtccctgccattgtgacaaccctaaagcATTTTGTGGAGGGGGACAATGTCCACAGAGCCATTGAATCAAAGGGCCTGTGGATCCTCCTAGATCAGCAGTTCGTAACCAGTCTAGTGGTCTtagaaaaactactgctgatgacaaaacagctatcagaccCCCTCCAGTCACCTGATCTGCAGCTGGCCTCTGCAGAGGGcctagtacaatctgtcatctctgaTCTCttagaaatgagaactgaagcagcatggaaagacttgaAAGAGCctgctgaggatatatgtaagaaagtggaAATATGCACTGAGACTGTGCGTCAAagtgaacagcgatctgccctaaacacctggacgaattcataatcacatctagtactaACCAAAGAtatgaaccaacaccagatgccaggagacacaccttttatgccatcatagacaggataCTAAACGAGCTGAATAGAAGGTTCTCCTTTGATGCCTGtagtgttctgatgggtgcaactgtATTGAACTCCAAACACTCCATATTTCTGGATAAGCAAGCACTCTGAGGAATGGCAGCAAATTATGGTGTGGCAGAGAATGACCTCaaagtggaggtccaccagttgaacaggctaattgccaggaagaaagacaaggggcatgaagtatccacaccatttgagcttgcaaccatgctgtaGCCATATAacgatgccttcatggatctccacaaacttgtatgcattgctgtgaccctgcctgtcacttcagctacctgtgagagaagtttctcatgtctgaagcttctcaagacatacttgcgcaacagcagtggtaacatctgcaccagcaaccttgctgtcatatcagtaaactccaggagggcaaaacaactcgatattgatacagttatagacacatttgctgccaatcaccagaacaggtgcattgttttgaagtaatattgactataaacataacatgaagaagatagttagcctgatagtgaccttacttttcctcagagtgtattaacttcacatgggataattcgtttctgctatgtaaactttgtctttgtgttatatttcttttgatttgtagctttactcttaatggtatattaaatgttcaatctaagttaatcttgattttatttattattatgtattacctagagtggaatttaggtgagcttcctcttttacatatacgcatattttcataaacagattattgctaatttgtaataatgaattattaatcagtgtatgagtttccaatgaaaactgcattgaaaacgcagttcaaaatagcacacctttctgaaatgtaccttggtatttacattattataatttaccatctatacttcatattgatggcattttgagaagcccctccacagtttgcCTCagcccccccaacgaaaatatcctggcgccgccactggtaAGTCCCTTCCTTATTGGACTTTTTTGCCCTTTGATGATGCTTTAACtgttatatctaaatatttatgttttctgtttctgCAAACTTTTTAGCTACCATGGAAACTTCATCAAAGCCTCaagatattttaattagataattaCTTGTGTATGCTTGGAATACGCTTATACCATACAACTGTGAATTTTATGAACAACTGTGCCGTGATTATTGTTTCAAAGCTTGTAAAAGAGTTTAAAAGAGGTTTAGTTCTAAAACATGTATCACTGTTGATTTTCTTTGATTGCTGTTGTACTTACAGAATACTTTAATTGGTGCTTCATGTTTCTACCAGAAGAGGTGTATTTCAACTAACTTATTTCTCACAATATGTTGAAATGTAAATAAGACTCTCGAAGGCACATATGTTTAAGGCACATACGTTTAAGACTCCAGATATCAATATCAATTCTACGGCAATTTGTATGACGTCGCATGTTACCAAACTTAAAATATGCCTATAAATAGCACTATACATGAATATGACTTGGTGAAACTGTGGTCAGCGATTGTATTGTTCTTGCTTGTCAGATACCCATTCAGTTGTATTCCCAGTACATTTGGACACATCGGTCTCTAAATTTACATATCTAACAGGTACCCATTCAGTTGTATTCCCAGTACATTTGGACACATCGGTCTCTAAACTTACATATCTAACAGATACCCATTCAGTTGTATTCCCAGTACATTTGGACACATCGGTCTCTAAACTTACATATCTAACAGATACCCATTCAGTTGTATTCCCAGTACATTTGGACACATCGGTCTCTAAACTTACATATCTAACAGATACCCATTCAGTTGTATTCCCAGTACATTTGGACACATCGGTCTCTAAACTTACATATCTAACAGATACCCATTCAGTTGTATTCCCAGTACATTTGGACACATCGGTCTCTAAACTTACATATCTAACAGATACCCATTCAGTTGTATTCCCAGTACATTTGGACACATCGGTCTCTAAACTTACATATCTAACAGATACCCATTCAGTTGTATTCCCAGTACATTTGGACACATCGGTCTCTAAACTTACATATCTAAGAACAAAATCTTATTTCAGTTGTTCATGAATGGTATTTTCTGCATATCTGATCACAACTGTTTTTGTACATTGATATCTTGGGATATAACAGTTTGTGTTTTCATAATTTCGTTGctcaacatttgttttataacgATTGTTATTACATCTGTAATATAATTACTTGTACTTTTTTGACACGAATGTCACCAAATTTCTCGTTCTCTGTTATTACCAATTGATTCATGTTGATTCTTGCTCTTACAAAT
Protein-coding regions in this window:
- the LOC143224049 gene encoding zinc finger MYM-type protein 1-like codes for the protein MISDEIMKKKLSGPGNAKYTYHDIQNELLDIIVGMIKNYISKEVMEAEHFVSMVDETKDVSKREQLSIVCYDGAAVMPGHISGVQERLRREVSQAVYVHCYAHRLNLVLVDCVQNVQAAAEFFVTIQKLYKFFSTSLVHEEFLKVQKELEPVNQHIEFKRLSETRWVCQHAACLAVKRTLPAIVTTLKHFVEGDNVHRAIESKGLWILLDQQFVTSLVVLEKLLLMTKQLSDPLQSPDLQLASAEGLVQSVISDLLEMRTEAAWKDLKEPAEDICKKVEICTETVRQSYEAENVTGEYMLKLRLRELRRKLLKNPDQAWPFFVIQQSKA